One part of the Augochlora pura isolate Apur16 chromosome 3, APUR_v2.2.1, whole genome shotgun sequence genome encodes these proteins:
- the Nop17l gene encoding PIH1 domain-containing protein Nop17-like isoform X2 → MDAYETRRKDWEDLEVTKEELNTLTECLKKEEFRKLLIEYAEEVTDPENRKLYEKEITQLEKERGVDVTFVNPEPGYVIKTSVNGNRKCFLNIGKSDIVARPSSQPSYEQGHRGLQWSIPYTLIPPRDDLDKKNVRCMVFDVVFHPDTIYLASKNARFREIVNNTAMDGVESNFQVKLDRKNLRFPKMNYKGVSQPSVIRKPSKEPVKEQLDMEPEIYQKLMADYDQKREQRSKRLEEKPQRVPPPTTYYQDETESNQDSSNKYATPKFSIKHQSDIELQDFTTSKDAKMNATVPKRLVVNIDLPLLKTASDASLDVQERFLSIKSEKPAKYLLDLPLPYRVDPDNGNAKFDAKYKKLVVTLPVIPPTASVSDTREDSGVDSDHGSPIPQFDADSVDDCSEQSPPRDSSNNLVEECETVFASPKLGAESEHVGYYGDTGLRTSSTETTDAFTNPSIKYSLPAFTCNIYDNQLAITVNVKNVDPNSIRHRILQNNLGIHVTLTSVGAGFFPQHYSFCLKIYKDAVQPESLVIEPWDNNVVFTVTLKDTEYLARYYVGIDEEFMEEKDFPTATSFKNQLKELTEMEDDGELDKDRTIEVQVEDDGVVISISSNQCDSDDEDNREDIKQSTKSTQRRQSRRHAMSKTRSVSESSGDELPISESSADENGIPMSSIDCNYDSVQDFNSESDCSSLKKTVRFNDVVSRQLFRSNSSILGQRKKNQRKLRNKKRAHERRMSESENSETEERDKYKTSTKSSEPSETVKPILNREKQTAQPKTANIEIKKGETDNRFMAKRKANVDVDAFNEIHGDNSMGTAKDTVKAEFKNDLIFDLDM, encoded by the exons ATGGACGCGTACGAAACACGTAGAAAAGACTGGGAAGACTTGGAGGTGACCAAGGAAGAGCTGAACACGTTGACCGAGTGTCTCAAAAAGGAGGAGTTTCGGAAATTGTTGATCGAGTACGCCGAGGAGGTGACTGATCCGGAAAATAGGAAGCTCTACGAGAAGGAGATCACACAATTGGAGAAGGAACGGGGCGTCGACGTTACGTTCGTTAACCCGGAGCCTGGTTACGTCATTAAAACTAGCGTGAATGGAAACAGGAAATGTTTCCTGAACATCGGCAAGAGTGACATCGTGGCACGGCCGAGTAGCCAACCTTCCTACGAGCAAGGTCATCGGGGCTTGCAATGGTCCATCCCTTACACGCTGATACCGCCGCGGGACGACCTTGACAAGAAGAATGTACGTTGCATGGTTTTCGACGTGGTTTTCCACCCTGACACCATCTATTTGGCGTCGAAGAACGCGCGATTCCGCGAGATTGTCAACAACACGGCCATGGACGGTGTGGAGAGCAACTTTCAG GTGAAACTGGACAGAAAGAATCTCAGATTTCCAAAGATGAATTACAAGGGAGTGTCGCAGCCATCAGTGATCAGGAAGCCCTCCAAGGAGCCTGTGAAGGAACAGTTGGATATGGAGCCAGAAATCTACCAAAAGTTAATGGCAGACTACGATCAAAAGAGGGAGCAACGATCCAAGAGGTTAGAAGAGAAACCCCAGCGCGTGCCTCCACCTACCACGTACTACCAAGACGAAACAGAGTCTAACCAAGATTCTAGCAATAAGTATGCTACCCCAAAGTTTTCCATTAAACACCAATCAGACATAGAGCTGCAGGATTTTACTACCAGCAAAGATGCAAAGATGAATGCTACAGTGCCTAAGAGGCTCGTCGTCAACATAGATTTACCTCTGCTCAAAACTGCCTCCGATGCCTCTCTGGATGTACAAGAGCGTTTCTTGAGCATCAAAAGCGAGAAACCCGCAAAGTATTTGTTAGACCTTCCGTTACCCTACCGTGTGGACCCGGACAACGGAAACGCGAAATTCGACGCAAAGTACAAGAAGTTGGTTGTTACACTGCCAGTCATTCCACCCACAGCGTCCGTGTCCGATACTAGAGAAGACAGCGGTGTTGACAGCGATCACGGGAGTCCCATACCGCAGTTTGACGCGGATTCCGTCGACGATTGTTCGGAACAGAGCCCACCGCGGGATTCTAGCAACAACTTGGTCGAAGAATGCGAGACAGTGTTCGCGAGTCCGAAATTAGGGGCGGAAAGTGAACACGTGGGGTATTACGGTGACACCGGACTACGGACTAGTAGCACAGAGACCACAGACGCGTTTACAAACCCTAGCATTAAGTATTCACTGCCAGCGTTTACTTGTAATATATACGATAATCAATTAGCCATCACCGTAAATGTAAAGAACGTGGATCCGAATTCCATTCGCCAtagaattttgcaaaataatttaggTATACACGTCACGTTAACGTCCGTTGGTGCCGGATTTTTTCCGCAGCACTATtcgttttgtttaaaaatatacaaggATGCCGTGCAACCTGAATCTCTCGTTATCGAACCGTGGGACAACAACGTCGTGTTTACCGTTACCTTGAAAGATACAGAATACCTGGCGAGATATTACGTCGGCATAGACGAAGAGTTCATGGAGGAGAAAGATTTCCCTACTGCCACGTCTTTCAAGAATCAGCTGAAGGAATTGACG GAGATGGAGGATGATGGCGAGCTTGATAAGGATCGCACCATCGAGGTGCAGGTAGAGGACGACGGTGTCGTGATTAGTATTAGTTCGAATCAATGCGATTCTGATGATGAAGATAACCGGGAGGATATCAAACAGAGTACAAAATCTACGCAGCGTCGACAGAGTCGGCGGCACGCCATGTCAAAAACTAGATCTGTTTCAGAGAGCAGCGGAGACGAATTACCAA TATCGGAGTCGAGCGCCGACGAAAACGGAATCCCGATGTCGTCGATAGATTGCAATTACGACTCGGTGCAAGACTTCAACTCCGAATCGGACTGTTCCAGTCTAAAGAAGACGGTGCGATTCAACGACGTCGTGTCCCGCCAATTATTTAG aTCGAATTCCAGTATTCTTGGTCAGCGTAAGAAGAACCAGCGGAAGTTGCGGAACAAGAAACGCGCGCACGAACGTCGAATGAGCGAAAGCGAGAACTCGGAGACGGAGGAGAGGGATAAATATAAGACGAGTACGAAGAGCAGCGAGCCTTCCGAGACTGTGAAACCTATACTTAATCGAGAGAAACAAACGGCCCAACCGAAAACTGCTAACATCGAGATCAAGAAGGGGGAGACCGATAACCGTTTCATGGCGAAACGAAAAGCCAACGTTGACGTGGACGCGTTCAACGAGATCCACGGCGACAATTCGATGGGAACCGCGAAGGACACGGTCAAAGCGGAGTTcaaaaacgatttaatatttgactTGGACATGTAG
- the Nop17l gene encoding PIH1 domain-containing protein Nop17-like isoform X1: protein MDAYETRRKDWEDLEVTKEELNTLTECLKKEEFRKLLIEYAEEVTDPENRKLYEKEITQLEKERGVDVTFVNPEPGYVIKTSVNGNRKCFLNIGKSDIVARPSSQPSYEQGHRGLQWSIPYTLIPPRDDLDKKNVRCMVFDVVFHPDTIYLASKNARFREIVNNTAMDGVESNFQVKLDRKNLRFPKMNYKGVSQPSVIRKPSKEPVKEQLDMEPEIYQKLMADYDQKREQRSKRLEEKPQRVPPPTTYYQDETESNQDSSNKYATPKFSIKHQSDIELQDFTTSKDAKMNATVPKRLVVNIDLPLLKTASDASLDVQERFLSIKSEKPAKYLLDLPLPYRVDPDNGNAKFDAKYKKLVVTLPVIPPTASVSDTREDSGVDSDHGSPIPQFDADSVDDCSEQSPPRDSSNNLVEECETVFASPKLGAESEHVGYYGDTGLRTSSTETTDAFTNPSIKYSLPAFTCNIYDNQLAITVNVKNVDPNSIRHRILQNNLGIHVTLTSVGAGFFPQHYSFCLKIYKDAVQPESLVIEPWDNNVVFTVTLKDTEYLARYYVGIDEEFMEEKDFPTATSFKNQLKELTEMEDDGELDKDRTIEVQVEDDGVVISISSNQCDSDDEDNREDIKQSTKSTQRRQSRRHAMSKTRSVSESSGDELPSNSLSSSAGTYAKGILKSRRTHEFSRSVSESSADENGIPMSSIDCNYDSVQDFNSESDCSSLKKTVRFNDVVSRQLFRSNSSILGQRKKNQRKLRNKKRAHERRMSESENSETEERDKYKTSTKSSEPSETVKPILNREKQTAQPKTANIEIKKGETDNRFMAKRKANVDVDAFNEIHGDNSMGTAKDTVKAEFKNDLIFDLDM from the exons ATGGACGCGTACGAAACACGTAGAAAAGACTGGGAAGACTTGGAGGTGACCAAGGAAGAGCTGAACACGTTGACCGAGTGTCTCAAAAAGGAGGAGTTTCGGAAATTGTTGATCGAGTACGCCGAGGAGGTGACTGATCCGGAAAATAGGAAGCTCTACGAGAAGGAGATCACACAATTGGAGAAGGAACGGGGCGTCGACGTTACGTTCGTTAACCCGGAGCCTGGTTACGTCATTAAAACTAGCGTGAATGGAAACAGGAAATGTTTCCTGAACATCGGCAAGAGTGACATCGTGGCACGGCCGAGTAGCCAACCTTCCTACGAGCAAGGTCATCGGGGCTTGCAATGGTCCATCCCTTACACGCTGATACCGCCGCGGGACGACCTTGACAAGAAGAATGTACGTTGCATGGTTTTCGACGTGGTTTTCCACCCTGACACCATCTATTTGGCGTCGAAGAACGCGCGATTCCGCGAGATTGTCAACAACACGGCCATGGACGGTGTGGAGAGCAACTTTCAG GTGAAACTGGACAGAAAGAATCTCAGATTTCCAAAGATGAATTACAAGGGAGTGTCGCAGCCATCAGTGATCAGGAAGCCCTCCAAGGAGCCTGTGAAGGAACAGTTGGATATGGAGCCAGAAATCTACCAAAAGTTAATGGCAGACTACGATCAAAAGAGGGAGCAACGATCCAAGAGGTTAGAAGAGAAACCCCAGCGCGTGCCTCCACCTACCACGTACTACCAAGACGAAACAGAGTCTAACCAAGATTCTAGCAATAAGTATGCTACCCCAAAGTTTTCCATTAAACACCAATCAGACATAGAGCTGCAGGATTTTACTACCAGCAAAGATGCAAAGATGAATGCTACAGTGCCTAAGAGGCTCGTCGTCAACATAGATTTACCTCTGCTCAAAACTGCCTCCGATGCCTCTCTGGATGTACAAGAGCGTTTCTTGAGCATCAAAAGCGAGAAACCCGCAAAGTATTTGTTAGACCTTCCGTTACCCTACCGTGTGGACCCGGACAACGGAAACGCGAAATTCGACGCAAAGTACAAGAAGTTGGTTGTTACACTGCCAGTCATTCCACCCACAGCGTCCGTGTCCGATACTAGAGAAGACAGCGGTGTTGACAGCGATCACGGGAGTCCCATACCGCAGTTTGACGCGGATTCCGTCGACGATTGTTCGGAACAGAGCCCACCGCGGGATTCTAGCAACAACTTGGTCGAAGAATGCGAGACAGTGTTCGCGAGTCCGAAATTAGGGGCGGAAAGTGAACACGTGGGGTATTACGGTGACACCGGACTACGGACTAGTAGCACAGAGACCACAGACGCGTTTACAAACCCTAGCATTAAGTATTCACTGCCAGCGTTTACTTGTAATATATACGATAATCAATTAGCCATCACCGTAAATGTAAAGAACGTGGATCCGAATTCCATTCGCCAtagaattttgcaaaataatttaggTATACACGTCACGTTAACGTCCGTTGGTGCCGGATTTTTTCCGCAGCACTATtcgttttgtttaaaaatatacaaggATGCCGTGCAACCTGAATCTCTCGTTATCGAACCGTGGGACAACAACGTCGTGTTTACCGTTACCTTGAAAGATACAGAATACCTGGCGAGATATTACGTCGGCATAGACGAAGAGTTCATGGAGGAGAAAGATTTCCCTACTGCCACGTCTTTCAAGAATCAGCTGAAGGAATTGACG GAGATGGAGGATGATGGCGAGCTTGATAAGGATCGCACCATCGAGGTGCAGGTAGAGGACGACGGTGTCGTGATTAGTATTAGTTCGAATCAATGCGATTCTGATGATGAAGATAACCGGGAGGATATCAAACAGAGTACAAAATCTACGCAGCGTCGACAGAGTCGGCGGCACGCCATGTCAAAAACTAGATCTGTTTCAGAGAGCAGCGGAGACGAATTACCAAGTAATAGTCTTTCTAGCAGTGCGGGCACATACGCAAAAGGTATTCTAAAGTCGCGACGCACTCACGAATTTTCGCGTTCAGTATCGGAGTCGAGCGCCGACGAAAACGGAATCCCGATGTCGTCGATAGATTGCAATTACGACTCGGTGCAAGACTTCAACTCCGAATCGGACTGTTCCAGTCTAAAGAAGACGGTGCGATTCAACGACGTCGTGTCCCGCCAATTATTTAG aTCGAATTCCAGTATTCTTGGTCAGCGTAAGAAGAACCAGCGGAAGTTGCGGAACAAGAAACGCGCGCACGAACGTCGAATGAGCGAAAGCGAGAACTCGGAGACGGAGGAGAGGGATAAATATAAGACGAGTACGAAGAGCAGCGAGCCTTCCGAGACTGTGAAACCTATACTTAATCGAGAGAAACAAACGGCCCAACCGAAAACTGCTAACATCGAGATCAAGAAGGGGGAGACCGATAACCGTTTCATGGCGAAACGAAAAGCCAACGTTGACGTGGACGCGTTCAACGAGATCCACGGCGACAATTCGATGGGAACCGCGAAGGACACGGTCAAAGCGGAGTTcaaaaacgatttaatatttgactTGGACATGTAG